In one Leptidea sinapis chromosome 25, ilLepSina1.1, whole genome shotgun sequence genomic region, the following are encoded:
- the LOC126972213 gene encoding histone-lysine N-methyltransferase SUV39H1-like isoform X1, producing MTSNDGRAQSNLHQQDLTKLDVTKLSALSPEVISRQATINIGTIGHVAHGKSTVVKAISGVQTVRFKNELERNITIKLEYLPDCTIRMFRERTVEIDENLFHEKLRRANKKCVIQNEETPGKPPAKKKKKEKQDLEEFVIESIKDFKFEWGKEAFFIKWKGWPDSDNTWEPIENLDNCPHILKEFLLTEEEKYCKLFEKLRKELSFEDLLSEENLKKRIDEFQEYSLEDLKIKLLVKLLAMVKLNTTQEAYAPELVQETRDVLQLYVMVRKRCQQLMALKEWEEYLNQIDNCKKLSVENDVDLAGPPQNFTYINECMPGAGVLIPKDPPIGCDCTACNCRSKSCCGMQAGFFAYTINKRLRVASGTPVYECNKACKCSSECNNRVVQRGRNIKLTIFRTPTGCGWGVKAEQKIKQGQFLCQYVGEVITFEEAERRGREYDANGLTYLFDLDFNSVENPYVVDACNLGNVSHFINHSCDPNLGVWAVWADCLDPNLPMLALFATKDIEAGEELCFDYLQRGSDNDDENPQKAANETVVCENGVLPSETKTTITTPASPVKSRFEIQQQNRALLRNRTECKCGSVKCRKYLF from the exons ATGACTTCGAATGATGGGCGAGCACAGTCAAACTTGCATCAGCAAGATCTAACAAAATTG GATGTCACAAAGCTATCAGCCCTGTCCCCTGAGGTAATTTCAAGGCAAGCCACTATCAATATTGGTACCATTGGACATGTAGCCCATGGCAAGTCAACGGTGGTAAAAGCAATTTCTGGTGTTCAAACtgtcagatttaaaaatgagctTGAAAGGAATATTACCATTAAATTAG AGTACCTGCCTGACTGCACAATAAGAATGTTTCGGGAGAGAACTGTTGAAATAGATGAAAAtctatttcatgaaaagttaagAAGAGCCAATAAAAAGTGTGTGATTCAAAATGAAGAAACACCGGGTAAACCTCCAGCCAAGAAGAAAAAGAAGGAGAAACAGGATCTCGAAGAATTTGTTATAGAAAGTATAAAAGATTTCAAGTTTGAATGGGGAAAGGaggcattttttataaaatggaaGGGATGGCCTGATAGTGATAATACATGGGAACCAATAGAGAATCTCGACAATTGCCCTCACATTCTTAAAGAATTTTTACTCACAGAGGAAgagaaatattgtaaattatttgaaaagctGAGAAAAGAATTGTCATTTGAGGATTTACTAAGTgaggaaaatttaaagaaaaggaTTGACGAGTTTCAAGAATATTCACTTgaggatttaaaaataaagcttTTAGTCAAGCTTCTTGCTATGGTTAAGCTTAATACAACTCAAGAAGCTTATGCGCCAGAATTAGTTCAGGAGACCAGAGATGTGCTACAATTGTATGTCATGGTTAGAAAGAGATGCCAGCAATTAATGGCACTGAAAGAATGGGAAGAATATCTAAACCAAATAGATAATTGCAAAAAACTAAGTGTTGAGAATGATGTTGATCTGGCTGGCCCTCCACaaaattttacttatataaATGAATGTATGCCCGGAGCTGGTGTGTTAATTCCAAAAGACCCACCAATAGGATGTGACTGCACTGCATGTAATTGCCGCTCTAAGTCTTGCTGTGGTATGCAAGCTGGTTTCTTTGCATACACTATTAACAAAAGACTTAGAGTTGCATCAGGTACACCTGTCTATGAATGCAACAAAGCCTGTAAGTGTTCATCAGAATGTAATAATAGAGTAGTCCAGAGGGGGAGGAATATTAAACTAACAATATTTAGAACTCCCACTGGCTGTGGTTGGGGGGTGAAGGcggaacaaaaaataaaacaaggtCAGTTTCTGTGTCAATATGTCGGAGAAGTGATCACATTTGAAGAGGCTGAGAGGCGAGGGCGGGAATATGACGCCAATGGCTTGACATACTTGTTTGACCTAGACTTCAATTCTGTTGAGAATCCCTATGTTGTGGATGCTTGTAACTTGGGCAATGTTTCCCATTTTATTAATCACTCATGTGATCCCAATCTGGGAGTGTGGGCAGTATGGGCGGACTGCCTTGATCCTAATTTGCCAATGTTAGCACTATTTGCAACGAAAGACATAGAGGCCGGTGAAGAGCTTTGTTTTGATTATCTCCAGAGAGGCTCTGATAATGACGATGAAAATCCACAAAAAGCAGCGAATGAGACTGTTGTATGTGAGAATGGTGTGTTGCCATCAGAGACGAAAACAACAATTACAACACCCGCTTCCCCTGTCAAATCAAGATTCGAGATTCAGCAACAAAATAGAGCACTGCTAAGAAATCGCACTGAGTGCAAATGTGGTAGTGTCAAGTGTAGAAAGTAtttgttttaa
- the LOC126972244 gene encoding ATP synthase subunit O, mitochondrial gives MSLTKTNMLVRTFSTSSAAAQLIKPPVQVFGLEGRYAGALYSAASKSKALDAVEKELIQFQQSIKTDIKLKEFLVNPVLKRSIKSDALKHLAAKTNMSATSGNLLGLLADNGRLDKLEQIINAFKIIMAAHRGEVTCEVITAKPLDATQKQNLEAALKKFLKGNETLHLTTSVNPSLIGGMVVSIGDKYVDMSVASKVKKYTELISATA, from the exons ATGTCCCTGACGAAAACGAACATGCTG GTGCGCACCTTCAGCACATCATCGGCTGCTGCTCAGCTTATAAAACCTCCTGTTCAAGTTTTCGGCTTGGAAGGCCGATATGCTGGTGCCTTGTACTCTGCGGCTTCAAAAAGCAAAGCGTTGGATGCGGTTGAAAAAGAGCTTATCCAATTTCAACAATCGATTAAAACTGACATTAAATTGAAGGAATTCCTTGTTAATCCAGTGCTCAAGAGGAGTATTAAATCCGATGCACTTAAACACTTGGCAGCTAAG aCTAACATGTCAGCAACATCTGGTAACTTACTAGGACTGTTAGCTGATAATGGTCGCCTTGATAAACTGGAACAAATTATTAATGCATTCAAAATCATCATGGCTGCACACCGTGGAGAGGTTACATGTGAGGTTATAACTGCCAAACCTTTGGATGCAACTCAGAAGCAGAACTTGGAAGCTGCACTTaag aaatTCCTGAAGGGTAACGAAACTTTACATCTGACTACTTCTGTTAACCCATCATTAATTGGTGGGATGGTAGTATCAATTGGTGATAAATATGTGGACATGAGTGTAGCCAGCAAGGTTAAGAAATACACAGAGCTCATCAGTGCAACAGCCTAA
- the LOC126972043 gene encoding uncharacterized protein LOC126972043 produces MKALYIEKCKDMVKKRRQEMSSSYADLQNVTLTAAEKDQNSLPCYFEEKTPKTTIEMELDDNDAPPNISQCESEAMTEENQYKEKDQASNVLPENQCEESNALPYIVEGTSEVTMQPEIQNLGHRIIDFNHFTSELVKISQHKSLFKCGLSTMKLISEHRIGLQSEYTYVCMMCNYKNKIKSSLDDVNKDAVAGIMAAGCGHAQLKQFSAAVGLPIMSEYTYNKTQNDICRDWEDTAWDEMKLAGEREREEAIKEGKVTKDGIPMIDVIVDGCWSKQPKTKENSDDTVADTDKTADVDNFAFVDEDVADADDVSVVDSSEYIMAFSEY; encoded by the exons atgaaagctCTGTACATTGAAAAATGTAAGGATATGGTCAAGAAAAG aagACAAGAAATGTCATCGTCGTATGCAGATTTACAAAATGTGACGCTCAC GGCGGCCGAAAAGGATCAGAACTCACTTCCAtgttattttgaagaaaaaacgCCTAAAACAaca ATTGAGATGGAATTAGATGATAATGATGCGCCTCCAAATATATCGCAATGCGAATCAGAAGCAatg acagAAGAAAATCAATATAAGGAAAAGGACCAGGCTTCAAACGTATTACCTGAAAATCAATGTGAAGAAAGTAATGCACTTCCATATATAGTTGAAGGCACATCTGAAGTAACG ATGCAGCCTGAAATACAAAACTTGGGGCACCGAATAATAGATTTTAATCATTTCACATCAGAACTTGTAAAAATTTCTCAACACAAATCTCTGTTTAAATGCGGATTATctacaatgaaattaatttctGAACATCGAATAGGATTGCAATCTGAATACACATATGTATGTATGAtgtgtaattataaaaataaaataaaatcgtcaTTGGATGATGTGAACAAAGATGCTGTTGCGGGTATAATGGCCGCAGGTTGTGGTCATGcgcaattaaaacaattttcagCAGCAGTAGGTTTACCTATTATGTCAGAATATACCtataataaaactcaaaatGATATATGTAGGGATTGGGAGGACACTGCTTGGGACGAAATGAAATTAGCTGGTGAAAGAGAAAGAGAAGAAGCAATTAAAGAAGGAAAAGTCACGAAAGACGGAATACCAATGATTGATGTAATTGTAGATGGGTGCTGGAGTAAAC AACCAAAAACAAAGGAAAATTCTGATGATACTGTTGCTGACACGGATAAAACTGCTGATGTCGACAATTTTGCTTTTGTTGACGAAGATGTTGCTGACGCAGACGATGTTTCTGTCGTAGATAGTTCAGAATATATTATGGCTTTTTCTGAATATTGA